In one Parambassis ranga chromosome 6, fParRan2.1, whole genome shotgun sequence genomic region, the following are encoded:
- the nme2a gene encoding NME/NM23 nucleoside diphosphate kinase 2a has protein sequence MAELKERTFIAIKPDGVQRGIIGEIVKRFETKGFKLVGMKMLHASEDLLMQHYIDLKDRPFFPTLINYMSSGPVVAMVWEGKGVVKTGRVMLGETNPAESKPGTIRGDFCIDVSKNIIHGSDSVDSANKEISLWFKDDELVSYTSCAFSWLY, from the exons ATGGCTGAGCTGAAGGAGCGCACCTTTATCGCAATCAAGCCTGATGGCGTGCAGAGAGGCATCATCGGCGAGATCGTCAAGAGGTTCGAGACAAAAGGCTTCAAGCTGGTGGGCATGAAGATGCTCCAT GCTTCAGAGGATCTCCTCATGCAGCACTACATCGACCTGAAGGACAGGCCTTTCTTCCCTACCCTCATCAACTACATGAGCTCTGGCCCAGTAGTTGCCATG gtgtgggaagGAAAGGGGGTGGTGAAGACCGGCAGGGTGATGCTGGGTGAGACAAACCCCGCAGAGTCCAAGCCCGGAACCATCAGGGGAGACTTTTGCATCGATGTCAGCAA GAACATCATCCACGGCAGTGACTCGGTGGACAGTGCCAACAAAGAGATCTCCCTGTGGTTCAAGGACGACGAGCTGGTCAGCTACACTAGCTGTGCCTTCAGCTGGCTCTACTGA